One region of Streptomyces leeuwenhoekii genomic DNA includes:
- a CDS encoding SseB family protein, with product MANKNIPDSGFSDDDGSADPRLSAALAAWAEDRTAVGPVLTALKGARLLVPVVAVLGEVEEDETGLRREKTSEMAVPTLKAAGRTALPAFTSTDSLARWDPAARPVAVPLHQALQAAAHEKADTVVLDLAGPVPFELTGPALLALAEGRTTTDPLADPAVVEAVRSAVAAEPAVLRAHLGPGQADGTLALVLDPAAAPAETARAVAERLAADETLRARLVRGLDLALLPAGATPPGEPLYVRR from the coding sequence GTGGCGAACAAGAACATCCCCGACTCCGGCTTCTCCGACGACGACGGCTCCGCCGATCCCCGGCTGAGCGCGGCGCTCGCCGCCTGGGCCGAGGACCGCACCGCCGTCGGCCCGGTCCTTACGGCCCTCAAGGGCGCCCGGCTGCTCGTCCCCGTCGTGGCCGTGCTCGGCGAGGTGGAGGAGGACGAGACAGGGCTGCGCCGCGAGAAGACCAGTGAGATGGCCGTACCGACCCTGAAGGCCGCCGGCCGCACCGCCCTGCCCGCCTTCACCTCCACCGACAGCCTCGCCCGCTGGGACCCGGCGGCCCGCCCCGTCGCCGTCCCGCTTCACCAGGCCCTCCAGGCCGCCGCGCACGAGAAGGCGGACACGGTCGTGCTGGACCTGGCGGGGCCGGTGCCGTTCGAACTGACCGGGCCCGCGCTGCTGGCGCTGGCCGAGGGGCGCACGACGACCGACCCGCTGGCCGACCCGGCCGTCGTGGAGGCCGTGCGGAGCGCCGTGGCCGCCGAGCCCGCCGTGCTCCGCGCCCACCTGGGGCCGGGGCAGGCGGACGGCACCCTCGCCCTCGTCCTGGACCCCGCCGCGGCGCCCGCCGAGACCGCCCGCGCGGTCGCCGAGCGCCTGGCCGCCGACGAAACGCTCAGGGCCCGCCTGGTGCGCGGCCTCGACCTGGCACTGCTGCCGGCCGGGGCGACGCCACCGGGCGAGCCCTTGTACGTGCGTCGGTGA
- a CDS encoding DUF1844 domain-containing protein — translation MSETSPSETPGTPGPDFDAMTRDIAEVPAVEVIVTVAVNLMSAAAVKLGLTEEGDEHKDLDEARKLVHALAGLLDASTTEISSFHAAPLRDGLKSLQLAFREASLVPDEPGQGPGEKYTGPVYG, via the coding sequence ATGAGTGAGACCTCCCCCTCGGAGACCCCCGGGACGCCCGGCCCCGACTTCGACGCCATGACCCGCGACATCGCCGAGGTCCCGGCCGTCGAGGTCATCGTGACGGTCGCCGTCAACCTGATGAGCGCCGCCGCGGTGAAGCTGGGCCTGACCGAGGAGGGTGACGAGCACAAGGACCTGGACGAGGCCCGCAAGCTGGTGCACGCGCTGGCCGGTCTGCTGGACGCGAGCACGACCGAGATCAGCTCCTTCCACGCGGCACCGCTGCGCGACGGCCTGAAGTCGCTGCAGCTCGCCTTCCGCGAGGCGTCGCTGGTCCCGGACGAGCCGGGCCAGGGCCCCGGTGAGAAGTACACCGGCCCCGTCTACGGCTGA
- the infC gene encoding translation initiation factor IF-3, which produces MSAEPRINDRIRVPEVRLVGPSGEQVGIVPLAKALELAQEYDLDLVEVAANARPPVCKLMDYGKFKYESAMKAREARKNQAHTVIKEMKLRPKIDPHDYDTKKGHVVRFLKQGDKVKITIMFRGREQSRPELGYRLLQRLAEDVQDLGFVESNPKQDGRNMIMVLGPHKKKTEAMAEARQAQEARKAEAKANPGRSMNAADPDAANAEAPADASAEA; this is translated from the coding sequence ATCAGCGCCGAGCCCCGCATCAACGACCGGATTCGCGTTCCCGAGGTGCGACTTGTCGGTCCCAGCGGCGAGCAGGTCGGGATTGTCCCGCTTGCCAAGGCCCTGGAGCTTGCGCAGGAGTACGACCTCGATCTCGTCGAGGTCGCGGCGAACGCCCGTCCGCCCGTGTGCAAGCTCATGGACTACGGGAAGTTCAAGTACGAGTCGGCCATGAAGGCCCGTGAGGCGCGCAAGAACCAGGCGCACACGGTCATCAAGGAGATGAAGCTCCGGCCGAAGATCGACCCGCACGACTACGACACCAAGAAGGGTCACGTCGTCCGGTTCCTCAAGCAGGGCGACAAGGTCAAGATCACGATCATGTTCCGTGGTCGCGAGCAGTCCCGGCCCGAGCTGGGCTACCGGCTGCTGCAGCGCCTCGCGGAGGACGTCCAGGACCTCGGTTTCGTCGAGTCGAACCCGAAGCAGGACGGCCGAAACATGATCATGGTCCTCGGTCCGCACAAGAAGAAGACCGAGGCGATGGCCGAGGCTCGCCAGGCGCAGGAGGCCCGCAAGGCGGAAGCGAAGGCCAACCCCGGCCGTTCGATGAACGCCGCGGACCCCGACGCCGCCAACGCCGAGGCTCCGGCCGACGCTTCCGCCGAGGCGTGA
- the rpmI gene encoding 50S ribosomal protein L35: protein MPKNKSHSGASKRFKITGSGKVLRERAGKRHLLEHKSSRVTRRLTGNAEMAPGDAAKIKKLLGK from the coding sequence ATGCCGAAGAACAAGTCGCACAGCGGTGCCAGTAAGCGCTTCAAGATCACCGGCTCCGGCAAGGTGCTCCGTGAGCGCGCCGGCAAGCGCCACCTGCTCGAGCACAAGTCGTCCCGTGTGACGCGTCGCCTCACCGGCAACGCCGAGATGGCCCCGGGCGACGCCGCGAAGATCAAGAAGCTTCTCGGCAAGTGA
- the rplT gene encoding 50S ribosomal protein L20, with amino-acid sequence MARVKRAVNAHKKRRAILEQASGYRGQRSRLYRKAKEQVTHSLVYNYNDRKKRKGDFRQLWIQRINAAARANGITYNRFIQGLKAANVEVDRKILAELAVNDPNAFAALVEVAQKALPSDVNAPKAA; translated from the coding sequence GTGGCACGCGTCAAGCGGGCAGTCAACGCCCACAAGAAGCGCCGGGCGATCCTCGAGCAGGCCTCCGGCTACCGCGGTCAGCGTTCGCGCCTGTACCGCAAGGCCAAGGAGCAGGTCACCCACTCGCTGGTCTACAACTACAACGACCGCAAGAAGCGCAAGGGCGACTTCCGTCAGCTGTGGATCCAGCGCATCAACGCCGCTGCCCGCGCCAACGGCATCACGTACAACCGCTTCATCCAGGGTCTGAAGGCCGCCAACGTCGAGGTCGACCGCAAGATCCTCGCCGAGCTGGCCGTCAACGACCCGAACGCGTTCGCCGCGCTCGTCGAGGTCGCCCAGAAGGCGCTCCCGAGCGACGTCAACGCGCCGAAGGCTGCGTGA
- a CDS encoding TrmH family RNA methyltransferase — translation MPPASPELISPRSPRVLAARRLAKRNFRGKERLFLAEGPQAVREAATHRAGGTSPLVELFATTEAADRYADIVGAARDAGARVHLAAEQVIADISTTVTPQGLVGVCRFLDTPFDDILAARPRLVAVLAHVRDPGNAGTVLRCADAAGAEAVVLTDASVDLYNPKAVRASVGSLFHLPVAVGVPVERAVAGLKDTGVRVLAADGAGECDLDAELDRGTMGGPTAWVFGNEAWGLPEETRALADAVVRVPIHGTAESLNLATAAAVCLYASARAQRAAGGCRSVTKS, via the coding sequence ATGCCCCCCGCCTCCCCCGAGCTGATCTCCCCCCGCTCTCCCCGTGTGCTGGCCGCGCGGCGGCTGGCCAAGCGGAACTTCCGGGGCAAGGAACGGCTCTTCCTCGCCGAGGGGCCGCAGGCCGTGCGGGAGGCGGCCACGCACCGGGCCGGCGGGACCTCCCCGCTCGTCGAACTGTTCGCCACCACCGAGGCCGCGGACCGCTACGCCGACATCGTCGGCGCCGCCCGAGACGCCGGCGCCCGCGTCCACCTCGCCGCCGAGCAGGTCATCGCCGACATCTCCACCACCGTCACCCCGCAGGGACTCGTCGGCGTCTGCCGGTTCCTGGACACCCCCTTCGACGACATCCTCGCCGCCCGCCCGAGGCTCGTCGCCGTCCTCGCCCACGTCCGCGACCCCGGCAACGCCGGCACCGTGCTGCGCTGCGCCGACGCCGCCGGAGCCGAGGCCGTCGTCCTCACCGACGCCTCCGTCGACCTGTACAACCCCAAGGCCGTGCGCGCCTCGGTCGGCTCCCTGTTCCACCTGCCCGTCGCCGTCGGCGTCCCCGTCGAGCGGGCCGTGGCCGGGCTGAAGGACACCGGCGTCCGGGTGCTGGCCGCAGACGGGGCGGGCGAGTGCGACCTCGACGCCGAGCTCGACCGGGGCACCATGGGCGGGCCCACGGCCTGGGTGTTCGGCAACGAGGCGTGGGGGCTGCCGGAGGAGACCCGCGCCCTGGCCGACGCCGTCGTCCGCGTGCCCATCCACGGCACGGCCGAGAGCCTGAACCTCGCCACCGCCGCCGCCGTGTGCCTGTACGCCTCCGCGCGTGCACAGCGCGCCGCCGGAGGGTGCCGCTCCGTCACCAAGAGCTAG